In Epilithonimonas zeae, the DNA window TTGATTCGCTAAATTGTTAATTTGATGATAAAATTAAAATCCCTGAATCAATGATTCAGGGATTTTTTATATTTAAGAATAATTGAAATTATTTCTTTTTCTCTACTCCAAAAGTTTCTGGAAATCTTGCGATTGTGAAATCTCTAGAGATTGCAGCTTTTTCAAATTTAAGTTTTCCACTCAAAGTTTCTAAAACTACACCATCTTCATTAATAGAGAAAATCGTTCCGTGCATTCCAGAAGTTGTTACTACTTTCGCTCCAGGCTTAAGCGCTTCTTGGAAAGATTTTTCCTGCTTTTGCTTTCTCATTTGTGGACGAATCATCAGGAAATAAAACCCAACGAACATCAATCCAATCATTAATAATGTTGGAGTCATAGACTGTGCTGGAGCTGCAGCTTGTAAAAATATTGTAAGCATAATATTATGGTAAAATGTTAGCTGAGAAAGTTAATCTTACGGGCGCTTTTTCTACGTTTACAAAAGCATCAGCTACTTTGTTAACTGCTCCATCGAAGTTTGTAGAATCAAAATGTAAAGTAATCTTTCCTTTTTTGCCTGGTAAGATTGGTTCTTTTGTAAAATCTGGAACTGTACATCCGCAACCTGGTTTTACGTTAGAAATAATCAATGGGTTAGTCCCTGTATTGGTTACTTCGTAGATATGTTCTACTTTTTCTCCTTTTTTGATGTCACCAAAGTTATGGTCAGTCTCGCTGAATGCAATAGTTGTCAATGGTTTGCTCTGCGCTTCTTTTACCAATGCTGCATCCTCTGGGTTAACAGATTCCTGAGACATTGCTTCAACTACAGTACTTGCTTGAGTTGAATCAGCTCCAGGAATATGGTCTAGTTTGTTTTCTTCTTTTTTGTTACAAGAAAAAGCAAGTGTGCAAAGTGCAGCTACTGCTAATATTTTGATTGATTTCATAATACTAAAAATATATTTTGATTAAATTCGATTTAAATCTTTTGTGTATTTGTCAAGAATTCCGTTGATAAAGATATTGGATTTTTCTGTTCCGTACACTTTGGAAACATCAATATATTCATTAATAATAATTCTTGATGCTGTTAATGGGAAACGATCCAATTCTGTAATGGCAGCCACCAAAATAATTCTGTCAATCAAAGAAATTCTATCTAAATCCCAGTTCAGTAATTTGGATTCCAGTTTCTTTTCTGTCTCCTCCCAATTGTTAAGAGATGATCTTAGAAGTTTTCTAGCAAAATCCTCGTCTTCGTCATCTTTCAGCATTTTGATTAAAGTATGGGAAGCCTCTGACTCCTTCATAAAACCAATTGTCTTCTGAATCATCGAGTTGGCAATATGAAAATCATCTGCCCAGGACATTTCCTTTTCTTCAAATCTTTCGTGTAAATCTGTGTTTTCTGCAATGTATCTCAGGAACAGTTTACCAATGAATTTTTGGTCATCTTCAAACGAAATTTCTTCGTCCTGCATATAATCCTGATAACGCTTTCCTGCTTTGATTCTTTGGAATGTTTTTACCAAAAT includes these proteins:
- a CDS encoding DUF1573 domain-containing protein, coding for MKSIKILAVAALCTLAFSCNKKEENKLDHIPGADSTQASTVVEAMSQESVNPEDAALVKEAQSKPLTTIAFSETDHNFGDIKKGEKVEHIYEVTNTGTNPLIISNVKPGCGCTVPDFTKEPILPGKKGKITLHFDSTNFDGAVNKVADAFVNVEKAPVRLTFSANILP
- the yajC gene encoding preprotein translocase subunit YajC yields the protein MLTIFLQAAAPAQSMTPTLLMIGLMFVGFYFLMIRPQMRKQKQEKSFQEALKPGAKVVTTSGMHGTIFSINEDGVVLETLSGKLKFEKAAISRDFTIARFPETFGVEKKK
- a CDS encoding transcription antitermination protein NusB, coding for MLGRRQIREKVVESLYSYYQNPIKFDIIEKNMFSEINKIYHLYIYELNFLVGLKRLAEDQMEIGKNKYLKTKEDENPNQKFTRNQILLQIEDNEERRSFSEKHKELIWDPNDEILVKTFQRIKAGKRYQDYMQDEEISFEDDQKFIGKLFLRYIAENTDLHERFEEKEMSWADDFHIANSMIQKTIGFMKESEASHTLIKMLKDDEDEDFARKLLRSSLNNWEETEKKLESKLLNWDLDRISLIDRIILVAAITELDRFPLTASRIIINEYIDVSKVYGTEKSNIFINGILDKYTKDLNRI